From the genome of Alcanivorax sp.:
ATGTGGCGACGACAGGAAAGCGGCAAATGCTCGACTCAGGCAGCGGCGCTGTCAAGGCGAATGGGGTCTTGGTATAAGCATCAAGAATCGCTCAAGTCGCCATGAAAAGCATTCAAGTAGCGGGATTCAGTTTGCTTATTGGTGCCGCCATTGGTAATTTCGCGCCACCTTTCGGTGCCTGCCCCGAACACGGGGGAGGTTAAACGGGAAGTCGGTGATGCCTGGCTGTTATGTCAGCAGGATAAATCCGACGCTGCCCCCGCAACGGTAATTGAGTCAACGACAATCGGGATGCCACTGTACGCAGGTATGGGAAGGCGATTGTCGAAAGGGATGATTTTCCCTTTGCTCATCAGCCCGGAGACCGGCCGACAGGTGAACCAGGCGTTGCGGTGGGCGATGACGGGGTAATGGCGCTCGCCGGTATCCCCTTGTCTGTCTGCTGCGGCTTAATTCATGCCGTGCGGGTGGGCACGGTAGAGGGGATCCTTTCATGTCATTTCGTTTTTTTGCTGCCGTCCCGGCGGCGCTGAGCCTGCTGCCATTGGCAGCGTACCCGGAACAACCCATTCAGGTTGCCATGCTTGACCCCGTTGTGGTCACGCCGACCCTGAGCAGTGTGACGGCAGACGCGTCCCTGTCCTCAGTAACCGTCATTGATGAGAGCACTCTGCGTGGTCAGCAGGTCGTGGAGATGCGTGATGTGTTGCGTGGCCAGCCCGGTATCGATACCTATGGCAACGGTTCCTACGGCAAGATCAGTAATGTGTCCATCCGCGGCACCTCCAGCAATGCATCGCTATTGATGATTGAAGGTGTGCGTCTGCGCTCGGCGACCACCGGTGCGCCGGCATGGGAATATCTGCCGCCGCAGATGTTCGAGCGGGTGGAGATCGTGCGTGGCCCCCGAGGCAGCCTTTACGGTTCCGATGCGGTGGGCGGTGTGATTCAGCTATTCGGTCGAGACAACGGCAGCTGGGCCAATGTGGGCGGTGGCAGTTTCGGTAGCTGGAATGTGGGGGCGGGCGCCTCCCTGAGCGAGAACAATACTTCGGTGATGGTCGGCGCCAATGTGTTTGATACCGAAGGCACCGAGATTCGCGAGCATAGCCATAATCGTGGTTTCCATAACGAGTCTGGCATCTTTCGCCTCAACCACCAGTTCGGAGAACGAGCCAGTGTGGGCCTGTTCAGGTTCAGCAGTGAGGGTGACACGGAATTCGAAGGTTCCACACCGGAGCAAAAGCGGGAGATGGAGTACCTGCTGCAGGTGACGGGGCTGAAGGGCGATGTCTGGGTGAACGACAACTGGCAGCTCAAGGCATTGATCAGTGAGGCGGAGGATGAAAGTGAGGATTTCACCGATGGCCTTACCAGCGGTGATTTCAATACTCGTACCCGCACTGCCAATGTGCAGAGCGTGGCATTGGTCGGCAATCACCAGTTTATCCTGGGGGGCGAATACCTGCGCGATGAGGTGCTCAGCAGCGTGGACTATGACGAGCCCGGTCGCGACAACAAGGCGGTGTTTGGTCAGGCACTGCTGGCATTCGGTGCGCTGGATCTGCAGGGCAGCCTGCGGCATGACGACAACGATGCCTATGGCAGCAAGGTGACCGGTGCGGGCGCGGTTGGCGTAAAGCTGAATCACCAGCATCGGGTACGGGTGAGTTATGGCACCGCATACCGTGCGCCCACGTTCAACGATCTTTACTTCCCGGACTCCCCGCCGTTCTTCTACAGCAACCCGAATCTGGAACCGGAATCCTCGGAAACCGGCGAGCTGGGAGTGCGCGGTCAGTACCGTCACTGGTACTGGGATGCAGCGTTCTATCGCACCAACATCGATGACATGATCGTGTACGATTTTGCACAGTCCACCTCCCTCAATCTGGAGCGGGCCACGGTGGAAGGGGCCGAACTGGCCCTGGGGCTGGACTGGAATCAGTGGCGTACCGGGCTGGCATTCACTGCCCTGAAACCGGAAGATCGGGAAACCGGTAATATCATTGCCTACCGGGCCCAGCGTACCGGTCGGCTGGATCTGGATCGTCGCTTCGGTGATGTGTCCGTGGGGGCCACTGCCAGCTTCCAGGGGCATCGCTACACGGATGCGGCCAACACGGATCGGCTGCCAGGTTTCGGGTTGGTGGATTTGCGAGCCAGTTGGACATTCGCGAAGAACTGGACCGGCCGGGTGGCGGTCGAAAATCTGTTGGACAAGGACTATGTCACGGCACGGAATTTTGCCGGTTGGGATTACCTCAACGCCGGGCGTGCAGTGATGGTGAACATCAGTTACGACACACAATAAGGTGCGGGCTGGGATGCCTGCCGGAACGCAGGAGAGATGATGCTGATTCGCGGGTTGCTTTTGATACTGCTGTCCCTGCTGGCGGTGGTGGGCCGTGCAGAGGTTTGTGTAGAAGATGATGCCAGCCGTAGCCTTTGCCTGGCGCAACCCGCGAAGCGCATCGTCGCCTTGTCCCCCGGGGCGACGGAAATCCTGTTCGCCGCTGGAGCCGGTGCGCACATGGCCGCAGCAGTGAGCTTTAGCGATTACCCGCCAGCGGCAAAGAAACTGCCACGGGTGGGTACTTTCAAACGCCTGGATCTGGAGGCGATTCTGGCGCTGAAACCGGATCTGGTGGTGGCCTGGGGCAGTGGTAACCCGGCTGAGCAGGTGGAGCGGCTGGTTTCGCTGGGGTTGCCTGTCTATGTGAGCGAGCCACGGCGTTTTGAGGACGTGGCCAGCAATCTGGAGCGGTTGGGGCGGCTGGCCGGTACTGATGCGGTGGCGTCGGGAGCCGCCAAGGCTTTCAGGGCCGGCGTTGCGTCCCTGCAGAGCCGGTATGCCAAGGCCTCGCCGGTGACGGTGTTCTATCAGGTCTGGGAAGAACCGCTGATGACCGTCAACAATGCCCATCTGATCAGTGAAGCCATTGGTGTCTGTGGCGGCGTGAATGTGTTCGGAGATTTGCCAGCACTGGCGCCACGCATCAGCCGTGAGGCGGTGCTGGAAAAGAATCCCCAGGTGATCGTGGCCGGTGGCATGGGCGAAGAGGATCCCCAATGGCTTAATCCCTGGAAACGTTTCACCTCTCTGCAGGCTGTAGAGAAGGACAACCTGTTCTTTATCGCCCCCTCTTCCCTGCAACGGCCTACGCCGATGATGCTTACCGGCACACGCACCCTGTGTCGGCACCTGGAAAGTGCCCGTGCCCGACACTAACTTTCGCCACGTCCTGTCCCTGGGCCTGCTGTGTCTGGCCGGCCTGATATCGCTGATCGTCGCGTTGTCCGTGGGCAGTGTGTCGGTGTCACTGACGGAACTGTGGGCGGTTATTAGCGGGCGGGGCGAGGGGTTGCATCAAGCACTGGTGTTTGAGCTCAGGGCGCCCCGGGCGATGGCCGCTTTCGCCACCGGCGGGTTGTTGTCCCTGTCCGGAGCCCTGATGCAGGTGCTTTTGCGTAACCCGCTGGCAGACCCTTATGTGCTGGGGATTTCCGGCGGCGCTGCGGCAGGGGCACTGTTGTCCATGTTGCTGGGGCTGGGCACCGTCATGGTATCCGGTTCCGCGTTCGCCGGGGCGTTGCTTTCCACGCTCATGGTGTTTGGTCTGGCCCGGGGCCGTGGCAGCTGGACACCGACCCGTCTGCTGCTCACCGGGGTCGTGGTCGCGGCTGGCTGGGGCGCCATGATTACCTTCATGCTCACCATGGGTTCCGTAGAGCAATTGCCGGGTATGTTGTACTGGCTCATGGGGGACCTGAGCTACGCCCGCACGCCCTGGCTGGCCTGGCTGGTATTGATCCCGGCGGTGCTGGTCATCTTGCCCCTGGGGCGCAGCCTGAACGTGCTGGCCCGTGGCCCATTGCAAGCTGCGGCACTGGGGGTCGCGGTCAAACCGTTGGCCTGGACAGTGTATGCGTTGGCCAGCCTGCTTGCTGCCGTGGCCGTGACCACCGCTGGCAGTGTGGGATTCGTGGGGTTGATCGTGCCGCATATGTTGCGGCTGGTGCTGGGCAATGACCAGCGTATTGTCCTGCCGGCCAGCGTGCTCGCGGGTGGCGTCCTGCTCACGGTGGCGGACACCCTGGCACGTACCCTCATGGCACCGGAGCAATTGCCGGTGGGGGTAATCACGGCCCTGATTGGCGTTCCCACTTTCCTGTTCCTGTTGTATCGGAGTCGCTGATGGCCGTGCTGGAGACCCAGGAACTGGTGATCGACATTCCTGGCCGGACAGACGGTGCGGCGCTGACCATGACCGTGGCGCCGGGGCAGTGCTGGGGCGTGCTCGGCCCCAACGGTGCGGGCAAGACCACCTTGCTGCATACCCTGGCCGGGCTGCGACCACCCCGTCGGGGCAGGGTACGACTGGACGGGGTGGCGGTGTCAGAGCTGCGCCGTCGGCAACTGGCCCGGCAGCTGGCAGTGGTATTTCAGGAGCGTCAGGACAGTTTCCCGGCTACGGTGTTTGAGTCTGTCTTGATTGGTCGTCACCCGTACCTGTCAGCATGGCAGCGGGAAACGGGTGAGGATGTTCGCATCGCCACCGATGCCTTGGAGGCGCTGGCGCTTTCTCCGCTGACGGATCGATTGGTGAATACCCTGTCCGGCGGCGAACGCCAGCGGGTGTCCATCGCCACGGCGCTATGCCAGCAGCCAGCAGTCTGGCTGGCGGATGAACCCACCAACCATCTGGATCTCCATCACCAGGTGGCCGTCATGACGTTGCTCAGTGAGCAGGCCAGACAGGGGGCGGGGGTGTTCCTGTGCCTCCACGACCTGAACCTGGCCGCACGCTGGTGCGACCATATACTGCTGCTGTTTCCCAATGGTGAACTTTGTCATGGTCCGGCAGAGACCATGCTGGTACCCGATGCACTGGAACGGTTATACGACCAGTCGCTCTTGGTTACCGAGGTGAAGGGGCGGCCATTCTTTATTCCCGAGTAGTGCGGCGCAGCTCCGACAGAAACAGCGTCAGGCATCTGGCGTCCAGCATCTGACACTCTGCGCCATAAAAAAAGGCTCCCAAATGGGAGCCTTTTTTTATGGCGCAGAGTGTCAGGGATCAGTGATCGTGACCTTCCGGACCGTGTACGTGGCCGTGCTCTTTTTCTTCAGCGGAGGCTTCACGCACTTCGGTGATTTCCACGGCGAAGTTCAGGGTTTCACCGGCCAGTGGGTGGTTGCCGTCTACGGTCACTTCATCGCCTTCTACCGCGGTGATGGTGAAGATGCGCGGGCCCGCTTCGGTCTGAGCCTGGAACTGCATGCCCGGCTGCAGGTTGTCTTCGTTGCCTTCGAAGGCGGTCTTCGGCACTTGCTGGATCAGCTGCTCGTGACGCTCGCCGTAACCTTCTTCCGGGGTGACGGTCACATCCAGCTTGTCGCCAGCCTGCTTGCCGACCAGGGCATTTTCCAGACCCGGAATGATGTTGCCGGCGCCGTGCAGGTAGGCCAGGGGTTCACCACGCTCGACAGAAGAGTCGATGGTCTGGCCGGCATTGTTGGTCAGGGTGTAGTGGATGGACACTACGGCGTTTTCAGAAATTTGCATGGAAACCCTTTTGGGGTAGATGAATTTGGAATGCTGCGACCAGAAAAGGGCCGAAACACCCGGAAAGACGCACATTCTAACAATAGCGCGCCCGGCCTGACCAACCGGGTCGGTCAGGAACCGACAAACGCAGTCAGAGCAGGGCTTGGCCTGTCTGGCCCGCAGTTTGCTAAAGTGGGGGCATGAAAAGCACAGATCAAGCCCCTCCTGCGGTATTGCAGGACCGCTTTGGGCGCACCATCGATTATGTCCGGCTGTCGGTTACCGACCGCTGTGATTTCCGCTGTGTGTACTGCATGGCGGAGGACATGACCTTTGTGCCACGGGCCCAGGTGCTGACCCTGGAAGAGATGGGGCGGCTGGCACGAGTGCTGGTGGCGCTGGGGGTGAAGCGGATCCGGCTCACCGGTGGCGAACCTCTGGTGCGCAAGGATGTGGCGCATCTTGTGCGCGATATTGGTGCCATTTCAGGGCTCGATGAACTAAATATGACCACCAATGGCTCGCGGCTGGACCGCTATGCCAACGAGTTGAAGGCCGCTGGCCTGGACCGGGTGAACATCAGCCTGGACTCCCTGAACCCGGATCTGTTTCGCCAGCTGACTCGCACGGGTGATCTCAACCAGGTGCTGGCGGGGATCGAGGCGGCTCGCGAGGCAGGCTTCCGGCGGATCAAGCTGAACAGCGTGATCCTGCGAGGCCGTAATCACGATGAGGTGCCTGCGCTGGTGAATTTCGCCCTGGAGAAGGGGCTGGATATCTCTTTTATCGAGGAGATGCCGCTGGGTCAGATCAGTGAGCACGACCGCGGGCTGGAATTCGTGTCCTCCGCGGAGCTGCGGGAAGACTTGTCTGAACGGCTCAAGCTGGTGCCGCTGGCCGAGAAGACCGGTGGCCCGTCCCGTTACTGGCAGGTGCCCGGCAGTGACAGCCGTATCGGCTTTATTTCCCCGCACTCACAAAACTTTTGCGAGATGTGTAATCGGGTGCGGGTCACTGCGGAGGGGCGTATGCTCCTGTGCCTGGGGCATGAACACAGCGTGGACCTGCGCGCGGTGCTGCGCGCCCACCCGGATGATGATGCCCCCCTGCGCGACGCCATTATCGGTGCCATGGCCATCAAGCCAGAACGCCATGACTTCAGCCTGGACCCGGGTGAGCAACTGGTACGATTCATGAATATGACTGGTGGTTAGCAGGTGCGTTGCCTGCTGCGTGAATGCGTTAACGATAGCGAGAGATCATGAAAACCCTGCCTGAACTGTTTTCCAACAATCAAAAATGGCGTGTCGAGATCGAAAAGCAGCATCCCGGTTTCTTCGAGGCGCTGGGCAAGCAGCAGAGCCCGGAGTTCCTGTGGATTGGCTGTGCGGATTCCCGCGTACCGGCCAATGAAGTGGTAGGCCTGATGCCCGGTGAGCTGTTCGTCCACCGTAATGTGGCCAACCTGGTCAACCACACCGATCTGAATCTGCTTTCCGTGCTGCAATTTGCCGTGGATGTACTCAAGGTGAAGCACATCATGGTGGTGGGGCACTACGGCTGTGGCGGGGTGAAAGCCTCCATGGAAGATGCCCCCCACGGGCTGATTGACAACTGGCTGCGGCAGGTGCGCGAACTGTACCTGCGCAACCGCAAGAATCTGGCCGAGCTGCCAGATGATCAGGCTCGCCTGGACAAGATGTGCGAGCTGAACGTGGCGCGCCAGGTCATCAACGTTGCCAACACAACGGTAGTTCAGGAAGCCTGGCGCCGTGATCAGGAGCTGACGGTGCACGGCTGGATCTATGGTATTGGTGATGGCGTGCTGCAGGATCTGGACATTCAGATTCAAGGCAACAATGAGCTGCGGACGCTGGAAAATAACGAGTACGACAGCTGCTCTGGCTGAGGCCCGTAGGGCGGAAATGCCTCAGGGCATCTCCGCCATTGAGCTACGAGCTACAAGCTACAAGCTACAAGCTACAAGCTACGCTCGATTGGATTAAGAAAGACCGAAAAGTTTCCAACTTTCCGACTTTTCTACGAAGCCGCTGTAGGAGCGAGCCTGCTCGCGATCCGAGCCCAAGCGAGGTAAGGATTCCAGAGACGATTACCGAGTTTCGAAACCCAAAAGACATCAACCAAGCAAGAAGTTTGAGATTTTGCCTTTCGCAACTTGTTACTCGAAACTGATTGCCTTGCTTGGGCTCGGATCGCTTGCAGGCAAGCTCCCACAGAAGTCGTGCATGCGGTTTGACCCTGTCTCACGCGGAAAAATCGCGGTCGCACCCGGAGGGCATAGCAAACGACCGCTCCCACAGTGAGCCTCTTCAAAGCAGGAAGGCGCTAGCGGGTTGTCAGAACCAGAAGCGAATCCCTGCCACCAGCATGCCTTCCTCGGTTTTGCCTCCCGCATTGCGGGTGTGGTCGGCGGTGTCGCCGTACTGCTTCTCCCAGTTAACGCCAATATAGGGGGCAATCTCCCTGCGGATTTCGTAGTGTAAGCGCAGCCCTGCCTCGATATCCGTCAGGCCGTCGCCGATGCCCAGTTCCTTATCCTCCTTGCCATAAAGATTGGCTTCCAGGCTGGGTACCAATACCAGTTTCTGGGTCAGCATCAGCTCGTACTCAAGCTCCACACGGAGGTTGGTGAGGCCGTTTTCGCCCACGAACAGGTTGGCGTCTACCTCGAACCAGTAGGGGGCCACGCCCTGCACACCGATGCTGGCCCAGTCCCGGTTGGGATCATCCGGTTGCCAGTCGCGGCGCGCGCCCAGTTGCCAGTCCCAGTAGGGGGCAAAGGCATGGCTCCAGGCCAGGCGGGTTTCGGCGCCTTCGGTGGCCGGGTCTTCCTCGTCTTTTTCCGGGGCCATCAGCCGCTCGCCTTCCGTGGTGAAGTAGAGCTTGTTGATATCGCCGCCGTACCAGGCACTGGCTTCCCAGCCCAGCACCCGGCCTTCGTCGGTATCGCGGACTTCCAGCTGGTCCACCAGCACACGGCTGAAACGGGCAGGGTCTTCGCCCATGGCCATCAGGTGGGTACTGGCAACGGTAAGGGGCAAGCCCAGGCTGATCACACTGATTAGCTTGTTCATTACGCGCCCTCCCCATGCGGGTGATGATTCATCATCGGAGGGGCTTCGCCCTGGCCCTTGTCGGCTACCACACGCACTTCGCGGAACATGCCGGCGGCCATGTGATAGAGCAGGTGGCAGTGATAGGCCCAGCGGCCCAGGGCGTCGGCACGGACCAGGTAGCTGAGTCTCTCGCCGGGCTTCACGGTGATGGTGTGCTTGCGAAGCAGCTTGCCGTTGCCCAGCTCCAGATCGCTCCAAAGACCATGCAGGTGAATGGGGTGGGTCATCATGGTGTCGTTGACCAGCGTGATGCGCACGCGCTCGTTGTGATATAGCTCCAGGGGTTTGGCATCCGCGAAGGGAATGCCGTTGAAGCTCCACATGTAGCGGCTCATGTTGCCGGTGAGGTGTAGCACGATTTCACGATCCGGCTGCAGGCTGTCCGGTGGCCCGCCGGCGGTTTCCATGTCGGCATAGGTGAGCACCTTCCAGTCCCGTTGGCGCAGGCCAATGCCGGGGTCAGCAAGCATTTCGCCGGGGGCCATGGCGCGCATGTCCACACCGGGGCCGTATTCGCTGTCCAGGTGTTGGGTGGCGCTTTCTCTGGGGGCCAGATCCGGGTTGTCCGGATCCATGGCAAAGGGCACCGTCTTGTCGCCATGCTGCATCTGACCGTGATCCATGCCGTGGCCCATGGCGCTGTGATCCATGCCAGACATGTCATGGTTCATGCCCTCGTGATCCATGCCGTCCCCATCCATGGCGCCATAGTTCATGGTCCCCATGCCCATTTCGGTATGGCCGAGCAGAGGCGGCTCATCCATGGCCGGGACCTCGGCGGTGTAGGCCGGGTCCGGGGTGAGGGTGCCGCGGGCAAAACCGGAGCGGTCGATGCTCTGGGCAAACAGGGTGTAGGCGCGGTCATCTTTGGGTTCCACGATTACATCCAATGTCTCAGCTACGCCCAGGCGTACCTCATGGAAGTCCACCGGCTTCACCGGCTGGCCGTCCATGGCCACCACGGTCATGTCGAGGCCGGGAATGCGGATGTCGAAGAAGGTCATGGCGCTGGCATTGATGAAGCGCAGCTTGATCCGTTCACCGGGGTTGAACTGGCAGGTCCAGTTGCCGTTTGGGCTCTGGCCATTCATCAGGTAGGTATAGGTATACCCGGTCACATCGGCCAGATCGCGGTCGCTCATGCGCATGCTGTTCCACATGTGGCGATCCTTGAGCGTCTGCATGACGCCTTTTTCGCGGATGTCGCGCAGGGTGTCGAACACGGTGCGTTCGTTGAAGTTGTAGTAGTGGCTCAGCTTCTTGAGGGTGGCGTAGATATGATTCGGGTCTGCGTCGCTCCAGTCTGACAGCATCACCACCTGCTCGCGATCGAAGGCGTGAGGATCCGGCGTTTTCGGATCGATAATGATAGAGCCGTAGATGCCGGTCTGCTCCTGAAAGCCGGAATGGCTGTGATACCAGTAGGTGCCGCTCTGCACCACCGGGAACTGGTAGGTGAAGGTCTCGCCGGGTTTGATGCCATCAAAAGAAAGCCCGGGTACGCCGTCCATCTGGTACGGCAGCAGCAGGCCGTGCCAGTGAATGGAGCTGGTTTCCGGCAGCAGGTTGGTGATCTTGAGGGTGACAGTGTCACCTTCGCGCCAGCGCAAGGTTGGGCCGGGAATGCTCCCGTTGATAGTAGTGGCCGGGCGGGGCTTGCCGGTGATGTTCACATCGGCGCCGCCCAGAGTCAGGTGAAAGGCGTCACCGCTGATGACCGGTGCGCCGGTATGCCCCTGAGTCGCGAGCAGCTGGCGCGGGTTGATGGCCATGCCCAGGCCGGCGGCACCCAGTGCCAGGCCCTGCACGAAACGTCGCCGCGGCAGGGAAAACGGATGTGGGGTGTTCATGGTCTGTCTCCTGATTGTTTGAGTGGGTAAGGCGGACTCAAACAGTCAGGGACGGGGGGCGGAACGGTAACCGGTGAATGCCCGGCGACAGATCAATCACCGCATCCGGCAGGTAGTGGCGGGCGGGGCGATCGCTGGTCGGAATAAAGCGGGTGAAGGTAATGGCGCTGGCCTGGCAAAGCGTCACACACTGACAGGCTTCGCCATCGGGACAGTGGTTGCCATCGACCTCAGCGGAGGGCATGTCGGCCATGGTCATGTTGTGGTGATGGCAGTGTTCCATGGCGCTGATGCCAGAGCCTTCGGCGGCCATGGCGCTGCTTTGCATGGCCACGGCGGTGCCGGTCACCAGCATCAGACTGGAGAGCAACAGGGCCAGCAGGGCCGAACGGTATTGGCGCCACGCACGTTTCATAGTGTCATTATCAACCTTGGGGCTACCCCATGGTCAAGGCCGGCAGTGAGGTGTCAGCTGTCAGGGCCTGAACGGCAACGCTGCAGGCGATGACCACCAGCAGCACGGCGGTGCCCCGTTCCACCCAGTGGTGGTGCTCGCGCAGCCAGGGCAGAAAGCGGCTGCGGCCCAGCATCATGGCCACCAGCACATACCAGCCACCATCAATCAGCATGGCGGTCAGTACCATCTGCGTCCGTGCCACGTTGCCCATGTCGGCAGAGAGGAACTGGCTGAACAGGGCCAGGAAGAACAGCGCCACCTTGGGGTTGAGAAACGCCACCATGAAGCCATCCCAGGCGGCGCCATGAAGTTCATTGAACTGACTGTCCGGGTCAGGCGGAGGAAGTGGGTGGCGACCGGCCTGCCAGCTTTTCCAGGCCATCCATAGCAGGAAGACCGCCCCCACCAGCGAGAAGCCGGTTTCCAGCATGGGATAACGGTGAAACAGCACAGCCATGCCGGTGACCGTGGCCGCCGCCCAGATGCCGATACCCAGGGCATGGGTGATGCCGGCCACGGCCCCGGCGCGGTGCCCGCCGTGGAGGGTATGCCGGGTAATCACCGCCAGGCTGATCCCCGGCGTCATGGCCCCCAGGGCGCAGATGCTGGCCAGCAGCAGCCAGTCATGAAGAGGAAGCATTCAGGGTCTCGTTACACGCAAAGGGAATAACTGTAGCGGGTTGCTGTGACAGGTTGAAGAGAAGAGCAGCTGCGAGCTACCAGCCTTGAGCTGCGAGTGAAAACAACAAGATCTAAAAAGCTTCAGGTTCGCGGGCAGGGCCTCGTGATATTTTTAAGCCCTTCCCGCGACTGGTAGCTGGTTGCTCGCAGCTCGCAGCTGTTAGTTGCCCGGGTGGTGGCTGAATACGGCCATGCCGTCTTCGTCAAACAGCAGTACATCATAGGTATCCACCCGGTCGCCCATTTCCATACCGGGGGAGCCCACCGGCATGCCGGGCACGGTAAGCCCCTTGCCTTGCGGACGCTCGGCCAGCAGGCGATCCACATCGCTGGCGGGCACATGGCCTTCAATCACGTAGCCGTCGATAAAGGCGGTGTGGCAGGAGCCGCCACCGGGAAGGATGCCGGCCTTTTCCTTGATGGCTTGCATGTTGTCGGTGTCATGCACTTCCACGGTGTAACCGTTTTCCTTCATATGATCCACCCAGTCACCACAGCAACCGCAGGTGGGGGATTTGTACACCTCCAGTACCTTGTCGGTGCTGGCCACCTGGGCTGCCGGCTTGTCAGCGGTGGTGGTTTCCGGTTGCGCGGGGGCGTCATCGCCGCAGGCGGCAATAAACAGGGCAGATAAAACAACCAGTAGTTTTTTCACGTTAGATCCTCATTCTTTTTTGCGTGTTGCGTGTTGCGTGTTGCGTGTTGCGTGTTTGCGGTTTGGACTCAGTCTACAATCAATCTGCCCTGATACATCTGCATCTGGCAGGTGAAACGGTATTCGCCTTCCGGCAGGTCTTGCAGGGTAACGGTTGTGACCTTACCGTTGTCGAGAAATTCACTCACGTCCAGGCCATGAAAGACCACTTGTTCGGCACAGGGG
Proteins encoded in this window:
- a CDS encoding copper resistance system multicopper oxidase, giving the protein MNTPHPFSLPRRRFVQGLALGAAGLGMAINPRQLLATQGHTGAPVISGDAFHLTLGGADVNITGKPRPATTINGSIPGPTLRWREGDTVTLKITNLLPETSSIHWHGLLLPYQMDGVPGLSFDGIKPGETFTYQFPVVQSGTYWYHSHSGFQEQTGIYGSIIIDPKTPDPHAFDREQVVMLSDWSDADPNHIYATLKKLSHYYNFNERTVFDTLRDIREKGVMQTLKDRHMWNSMRMSDRDLADVTGYTYTYLMNGQSPNGNWTCQFNPGERIKLRFINASAMTFFDIRIPGLDMTVVAMDGQPVKPVDFHEVRLGVAETLDVIVEPKDDRAYTLFAQSIDRSGFARGTLTPDPAYTAEVPAMDEPPLLGHTEMGMGTMNYGAMDGDGMDHEGMNHDMSGMDHSAMGHGMDHGQMQHGDKTVPFAMDPDNPDLAPRESATQHLDSEYGPGVDMRAMAPGEMLADPGIGLRQRDWKVLTYADMETAGGPPDSLQPDREIVLHLTGNMSRYMWSFNGIPFADAKPLELYHNERVRITLVNDTMMTHPIHLHGLWSDLELGNGKLLRKHTITVKPGERLSYLVRADALGRWAYHCHLLYHMAAGMFREVRVVADKGQGEAPPMMNHHPHGEGA
- a CDS encoding LysE family translocator; translation: MLPLHDWLLLASICALGAMTPGISLAVITRHTLHGGHRAGAVAGITHALGIGIWAAATVTGMAVLFHRYPMLETGFSLVGAVFLLWMAWKSWQAGRHPLPPPDPDSQFNELHGAAWDGFMVAFLNPKVALFFLALFSQFLSADMGNVARTQMVLTAMLIDGGWYVLVAMMLGRSRFLPWLREHHHWVERGTAVLLVVIACSVAVQALTADTSLPALTMG
- a CDS encoding DUF411 domain-containing protein, translated to MKKLLVVLSALFIAACGDDAPAQPETTTADKPAAQVASTDKVLEVYKSPTCGCCGDWVDHMKENGYTVEVHDTDNMQAIKEKAGILPGGGSCHTAFIDGYVIEGHVPASDVDRLLAERPQGKGLTVPGMPVGSPGMEMGDRVDTYDVLLFDEDGMAVFSHHPGN